In Dromaius novaehollandiae isolate bDroNov1 chromosome 4, bDroNov1.hap1, whole genome shotgun sequence, a single genomic region encodes these proteins:
- the LRRTM1 gene encoding leucine-rich repeat transmembrane neuronal protein 1: protein MDFLLIGLCLNWLLRKPPGLILCTLGIVSKMLPAVNSGCPQLCRCEGRLLYCESLNLTEMPRNLSGMMGLSLRYNSLSELRDGQFAGLMQLTWLYLDHNHICSVEGDAFQKLRRVKELTLSSNKITQLPNTTFRPMPNLRSVDLSYNSLQALEPDLFHGLRKLTTLHMRSNAIKFVPVRIFQDCRSLKFLDIGYNQLKSLARNSFAGLFKLTELHLEHNDLVKVNLAHFPRLLSLHSLCLRRNKVTIVVNTLDWIWKLEKLDLSGNEIEYMEPHVFESVPHLKSLQLDSNRLTYVDPRILASWKALTSISLAANAWDCGRNVCALASWLSDFKGRYDGNLLCATPEYAQGEDLLDAVYAFHLCDEAADPTGAGSPAPVTNGSEPAFGLSSATAGYDGRAAAGGPTTGALPATLPGEPAENAVQIHKVVTGTMALIFSFLIVVLVLYVSWKCFPASLRQLRQCFVTQRRKQKQKQTMHQMAAMSAQEYYVDYKPNHIEGALVIINEYGSCSCHQQPARECEV from the coding sequence ATGGATTTCCTTCTCATTGGTCTCTGCTTAAACTGGCTGCTGAGGAAGCCCCCGGGGTTGATTTTGTGTACGCTGGGTATCGTTTCTAAAATGCTGCCAGCCGTGAATAGTGGGTGTCCGCAGCTCTGCCGGTGCGAGGGCAGGCTTCTGTACTGTGAATCACTGAATCTCACAGAGATGCCTCGCAACCTGTCGGGCATGATGGGCTTGTCTCTGCGGTACAACAGCCTCTCAGAGCTGCGTGACGGACAGTTCGCGGGGTTAATGCAGCTCACGTGGCTCTATCTGGATCACAATCACATCTGCTCGGTGGAGGGGGACGCCTTTCAAAAGCTGCGGCGGGTTAAGGAGCTCACCCTGAGCTCCAACAAAATCACCCAGCTGCCCAACACCACCTTCCGCCCCATGCCCAACCTGCGCAGTGTGGATTTATCGTACAACAGCCTGCAGGCTCTGGAGCCGGACCTCTTCCACGGGCTGCGGAAGCTCACCACCCTGCACATGCGGTCCAACGCCATCAAGTTCGTGCCCGTGAGAATTTTCCAGGACTGCCGCAGCCTCAAGTTTCTAGACATAGGATACAATCAGTTAAAGAGCCTGGCTCGAAACTCTTTCGCGGGCTTGTTCAAGCTCACCGAGCTCCACCTGGAGCACAACGATCTGGTGAAGGTGAATTTAGCCCATTTTCCCAGGCTCCTCTCGCTGCACTCCCTCTGCCTACGGAGGAATAAGGTCACCATCGTGGTGAACACGCTGGACTGGATATGGAAACTGGAAAAGCTGGATCTGTCGGGCAACGAGATCGAGTACATGGAGCCTCACGTTTTCGAGAGCGTGCCCCACCTCAAGTCGCTGCAGCTGGACTCCAACCGCCTCACCTACGTGGACCCGCGCATCCTGGCCTCCTGGAAAGCCCTCACCAGCATCAGCCTGGCCGCCAACGCCTGGGACTGCGGCCGCAACGTCTGCGCCCTGGCCTCGTGGCTGAGCGACTTCAAGGGCCGCTACGACGGCAACCTGCTCTGCGCCACCCCCGAGTACGCGCAGGGCGAGGACCTCCTGGACGCCGTGTACGCCTTCCACCTGTGCGACGAGGCGGCGGACCCCACGGGCGCCGGCAGCCCGGCGCCCGTGACCAACGGCAGCGAGCCGGCCTTCGGGCTGAGCTCGGCCACGGCGGGCTACgacgggcgggccgcggcgggcggccccacCACGGGCGCCCTGCCCGCCACGCTGCCCGGCGAGCCCGCCGAGAACGCCGTGCAGATTCACAAGGTGGTGACGGGCACCATGGCGctcattttctccttcctcatcGTGGTTTTGGTGCTCTACGTCTCCTGGAAGTGCTTCCCGGCCAGCCTGAGGCAGCTAAGACAGTGCTTCGTGACGCAGCGCCGAAAGCAGAAGCAGAAACAGACCATGCACCAAATGGCCGCCATGTCGGCCCAGGAATATTACGTTGACTACAAACCCAACCACATCGAGGGCGCCCTGGTGATCATTAACGAGTACGGCTCGTgctcctgccaccagcagccGGCCAGGGAATGCGAGGTGTGA